The Meleagris gallopavo isolate NT-WF06-2002-E0010 breed Aviagen turkey brand Nicholas breeding stock unplaced genomic scaffold, Turkey_5.1 ChrUn_random_7180001926453, whole genome shotgun sequence DNA window GCGATTGTGGAGTTAGCCAATGGGAACATCGATAGAAAACCGACCAATTGAACACCGCAAGTGATTTTGACGTCACGGTCCAAAGATGTCCAATGGAAAGGGACAACTTCGAGTCCCTTAATTTGCATACCGCCTCTATAAGTACGGGCGACGGCGCCATTGTACCTGCGTCGATCCAGCGGTATAGGCAGCGGCGGGCGTGCGCGATGCCGGAACCAGCGAAGTCGGCTCCTGCCCCCAAGAAGGGCTCCAAAAAGGCGGTCACCAAGACCCAGAAGAAGGGCGACAAGAAGCGCAAGAAGAGCCGCAAGGAGAGCTACTCGATCTACGTGTACAAGGTGCTGAAGCAGGTGCACCCCGACACGGGTATCTCGTCCAAGGCCATGGGTATCATGAACTCGTTCGTCAACGACATCTTCGAGCGCATCGCCGGCGAGGCGTC harbors:
- the LOC104916648 gene encoding histone H2B-like → MERDNFESLNLHTASISTGDGAIVPASIQRYRQRRACAMPEPAKSAPAPKKGSKKAVTKTQKKGDKKRKKSRKESYSIYVYKVLKQVHPDTGISSKAMGIMNSFVNDIFERIAGEASRLAHYNKRSTITSREIQTA